A genomic window from Triticum urartu cultivar G1812 chromosome 7, Tu2.1, whole genome shotgun sequence includes:
- the LOC125521881 gene encoding caffeoyl-CoA O-methyltransferase 1 encodes MATTAADATAAAPKDQPANGSEQVTRHSEVGHKSLLQSDALYQYILETSVYPREHECMKELREITANHPWNLMTTSADEGQFLNMLLKLIGAKKTMEIGVYTGYSLLATALAIPDDGTILAMDINRENYELGLPCIEKAGVAHKIDFREGPALPVLDALLEDEANHGTFDFVFVDADKDNYLNYHERLMKLVKLGGLLGYDNTLWNGSVVLPADAPMRKYIRYYRDFVLDLNKALAADQRVEICQLPVGDGITLCRRAK; translated from the exons ATGGCCACCACGGCAGCCGACGCCACGGCCGCGGCGCCCAAGGACCAGCCCGCCAACGGTTCCGAGCAGGTCACGCGCCACTCCGAGGTCGGCCACAAGAGCCTGCTCCAGAGCGACGCCCTCTACCAG TACATCCTGGAGACGAGCGTGTACCCGCGCGAGCACGAGTGCATGAAGGAGCTCCGCGAGATCACCGCCAACCACCCATG GAACCTGATGACGACGTCGGCGGACGAGGGCCAGTTCCTCAACATGCTGCTCAAGCTCATCGGCGCCAAGAAGACCATGGAAATCGGCGTCTACACCGGCTACTCCCTCCTCGCCACCGCGCTCGCCATCCCCGACGACGGCACC ATCTTGGCCATGGACATCAACCGCGAGAACTACGAGCTGGGGCTGCCGTGCATCGAGAAGGCCGGCGTGGCGCACAAGATCGACTTCCGCGAGGGCCCGGCGCTGCCGGTGCTGGACGCGCTGCTGGAGGACGAGGCCAACCACGGCACCTTCGACTTCGTCTTCGTGGACGCCGACAAGGACAACTACCTCAACTACCACGAGCGCCTCATGAAGCTCGTCAAGCTCGGCGGCCTCCTCGGCTACGACAACACGCTCTGGAACGGCTCCGTCGTGCTCCCCGCCGACGCCCCCATGCGCAAGTACATCCGCTACTACCGCGACTTCGTCCTCGACCTCAACAAGGCCCTCGCCGCCGACCAGCGCGTCGAGATCTGCCAGCTCCCCGTCGGCGACGGCATCACCCTCTGCCGCCGCGCCAAGTGA